The genomic interval GCTGGAGGAGGCGGAAGCGCTCATCGCCGGGGGCAACCGCGAACCCACCGGCCGCCTGCGCGTCACCGTTCCGGCGGCCTTCGTACGACTCCATATCGCACCGCTGGTCCCGGTCTTTCTCCACCGCCACCCCAAGGTACGGCTGTCGCTCCACCTCTCGGACCCGCAGATCGACCTGATCGAGAAGGGCAAATAATCACCCCGATGCCGAGCAAGGTGGAATCGGGATCGACGACAGTGGCAGAAACATCGGCGTTGGCGCCGGGCGATCGAGTAAGGCGCCCTCAACCGGGAACAGGGGCTCGAAGCCATAAGCACGGTAGAATCCCAGCGCATCGGGCTTGGCGTCGACAACCACTCCGACACAGCCGATCTCGTCGGCGGTGCGGCTGGCAAGGGTCAAGGCGAACCGCAACAACGCCTGGCCGATCCCTCGGCCCTGTGCCTGCGCGGCGACCGCCAACCGCGCCACGCGCAGCACCGGCAACGGATACCGAGGCAGTCGGCGACGACGCTCGGCCGGGAGTGCGTCAATCTCGATCTCGGACGGCGAGACGGTGACGAAGCCAAGCATTGCGTCCCCGTCCACAGCGACGTAGGTCACGCCGATGTGGTGGCGAAACTGGTTCTGGCCAGCAAAGCGCTGGAAGAACCGGTCGAGATCCGGATTGCCGCTGGAGAACCGGCCACGATCATCGCCGGGTGCCAATACCCGGATCTGAACGCTCATGACGTTCCGTCGCGCTCCGGCTCCGGGTCCTCGCCGAAAAGCTCACGCATGGCCCGATTGGGTCCTTCGCCAGTTGCCAGCCGTTCCAACAGGCGCTCCCCCGACTCGGCGGTCACCACGAGCCGCGGCGGCACCTGGGCGTCTTCAGGAAGTTCGTTGAGTGCCTGCAGGTGATGCAGGAGGGCCTGTTCGATCACAAATCCCTTCTTCAGGCCCCGTGCCCGGACATAGCGTTCGAGCCGATCACGGGTTTCGGGGGAGATGTTGGCGGAAATTTGGGTTACGTTCATCTTGATTATCGCACGCCCTACAGAACTGTAGGAAAGTCTAGCACAAGGAGTCATGGAGGAGCGCCGGGAACCGCCCTGCGGGGCAGCTACCCCCTTCTTCTTTACCGATGAGGCGGCTCCGGCCGCCTTTTTGGGTGCCCGCGCGGCCCGCGCGCCTCACCCCTCATCCCTTCCAGGGCGCGGCGGAACGCGTCGCTGTTCTCGCCGCCGGACTTGAGATGGCTCGGCACCAGGGTCGGCGGGTGGCCCCGGCCGGAGACATCGACCCGCACCTCGGGCAGGAAGCGGGTCAGGTCATTGGCCAGGGCGTCCCCGGACAGGAGGGCGCTGGTCCAGATCGTGCTGTCGGTGATCGGGAAGTCCGAGAGGAGGGCATTGCGCAGGCCGCCGAAGGGTCCGCCGGGGGCGATGGTCACATAGGGATAGCCCAACTGCTTGGCCAGGGTGCGCAGATAGCCGGCATCGGCGCTGCTGGCGATCTCCTGGAGGGCCACCACCTCGGCATCGAGGCGCCCGAGCACGGCGGCCACCGCCTGATAGTGGCTGCTCCCAGGCGGCCCCAGCGTTTCCAGGTTCCAGGTCACCACCCGTAACGCCTGATCGGCCAGGGCAAAGGGGGCGGTCAGGGCCCGTTCAGGG from Chromatiaceae bacterium carries:
- a CDS encoding GNAT family N-acetyltransferase, with the translated sequence MSVQIRVLAPGDDRGRFSSGNPDLDRFFQRFAGQNQFRHHIGVTYVAVDGDAMLGFVTVSPSEIEIDALPAERRRRLPRYPLPVLRVARLAVAAQAQGRGIGQALLRFALTLASRTADEIGCVGVVVDAKPDALGFYRAYGFEPLFPVEGALLDRPAPTPMFLPLSSIPIPPCSASG
- a CDS encoding endonuclease/exonuclease/phosphatase family protein, encoding MGQGEGLTCQQFSFWLPHASVPSPERALTAPFALADQALRVVTWNLETLGPPGSSHYQAVAAVLGRLDAEVVALQEIASSADAGYLRTLAKQLGYPYVTIAPGGPFGGLRNALLSDFPITDSTIWTSALLSGDALANDLTRFLPEVRVDVSGRGHPPTLVPSHLKSGGENSDAFRRALEGMRGEARGPRGHPKRRPEPPHR